The Pirellulimonas nuda genome includes a region encoding these proteins:
- a CDS encoding cytochrome c3 family protein yields MTRRATPLLARAARAIALMVVAAAALPGCRPSDGEARHAHPAPPAPASVAAYQVNIRRPSGPPLIELAGADPQGRAASVACSTCHSVRKPNLENKTAASLDEFHQGLTVNHGALACYACHSPDNADTLRLADGTTVEYVDVMTLCSQCHSKQAESFAHGAHGGMNGFWDLSRGPQTKNNCIDCHDPHAPKYPKMVVDFKPHDRFLDASEEPHDRH; encoded by the coding sequence ATGACGCGCCGTGCGACCCCTCTCCTCGCCCGAGCGGCCCGCGCGATCGCGTTGATGGTTGTCGCGGCCGCGGCGCTGCCCGGGTGCCGCCCTTCCGATGGCGAGGCGCGCCACGCCCACCCGGCTCCGCCGGCGCCCGCCTCGGTCGCGGCCTACCAGGTCAACATCCGCCGGCCCTCGGGGCCGCCGCTGATCGAGCTCGCCGGCGCCGACCCGCAGGGACGCGCCGCCAGCGTCGCCTGCTCGACGTGCCACAGCGTCCGCAAGCCGAACCTCGAGAACAAGACCGCCGCGTCGCTGGACGAGTTCCACCAGGGGCTCACGGTCAACCACGGCGCCTTGGCCTGCTACGCGTGCCACTCCCCCGACAACGCAGACACGCTGCGGCTAGCCGACGGCACCACGGTCGAGTACGTCGACGTGATGACGCTGTGCTCGCAGTGCCACAGCAAGCAAGCCGAGTCGTTCGCCCACGGCGCCCACGGCGGCATGAATGGGTTCTGGGACCTGTCGCGGGGCCCGCAGACCAAGAACAACTGCATCGACTGCCACGACCCCCACGCCCCCAAGTACCCGAAGATGGTCGTCGACTTCAAGCCGCACGACCGTTTCTTGGACGCCAGCGAGGAGCCGCATGACCGACACTAA
- a CDS encoding 4Fe-4S dicluster domain-containing protein produces the protein MDNRSSQRGGSEGRAAAERPRGSAPLRWIAVALRLPVVFFGRLFAPTRPSRGRRDFIQGKFWKLVRPPEFPPLVMRYPKAEASDRPAPKSIGGIAIEPVPASNLAGLPRSRSIPVFRPPGAIEEGRFLAGCTRCGDCITACPYQAIRKAPQRLGSVAGTPVIEPDVAACLMCEDLPCIAACEPGVLTRAVPVVMGTAKVTEHLCLAHHGTTCTTCSERCPVEGAIAVAHGKPTVNEAACAGCGVCRYVCPAPENAILLMPAFIRPTP, from the coding sequence ATGGACAACAGGTCGAGCCAACGCGGCGGGTCGGAGGGCAGGGCCGCCGCGGAGCGACCCCGCGGCTCGGCGCCCCTCCGCTGGATCGCGGTCGCCCTCCGGTTGCCGGTTGTGTTTTTCGGGCGTCTGTTCGCCCCAACCAGGCCCTCACGCGGCCGCCGCGACTTTATCCAGGGGAAGTTCTGGAAGCTCGTCCGGCCCCCCGAGTTCCCGCCGCTGGTGATGCGGTACCCCAAGGCGGAGGCATCCGACCGGCCGGCGCCCAAGAGCATTGGCGGCATCGCGATCGAGCCCGTCCCGGCGAGCAACCTCGCAGGCCTCCCGCGGTCGCGGTCGATCCCGGTGTTCCGGCCCCCGGGCGCCATCGAAGAAGGCCGCTTCCTGGCCGGCTGCACCCGCTGCGGCGACTGCATCACGGCCTGCCCCTACCAAGCGATCCGCAAGGCGCCCCAGCGTCTGGGGTCGGTTGCCGGCACGCCGGTCATCGAGCCCGACGTCGCGGCGTGCCTGATGTGCGAGGACCTGCCCTGCATCGCTGCGTGTGAGCCGGGTGTGCTGACCCGCGCGGTCCCGGTTGTCATGGGGACCGCCAAGGTGACCGAGCACCTCTGCCTGGCCCACCACGGCACCACCTGCACCACGTGCAGCGAGCGCTGCCCCGTGGAGGGGGCGATCGCCGTCGCCCACGGCAAGCCGACCGTCAACGAAGCGGCCTGCGCCGGCTGCGGTGTGTGCCGCTACGTTTGCCCGGCGCCAGAGAATGCTATCCTGCTGATGCCCGCGTTCATCCGGCCTACCCCGTAA
- a CDS encoding 4Fe-4S dicluster domain-containing protein gives MTDTNHPSRPDLPTLPIIENFSRRAAIKGGFATLGAAAFVAAISPLRHAAQNTSAGEFMQNHYTELTPEQKADVIARLEEEAKEKYGAEVTIGDDRPIPGTKFVYAINLSVCNGNGKCVEACHKENNHDRATNQSYIRVIEMPKGTMDMEQGSTTYTGAVPKDDKFYLPVQCQQCDEPPCVDVCPVKATWKEDDGIVVVDYNWCIGCRYCEAACPYHARRFNWKQPEVPAEEVNPDQSYLSNRIRPVGVVEKCTYCLHRTRRGKLPACLEACPTGARVFGNILDPESNIRWLLENKRVYILKEELGTKPAFFYYFD, from the coding sequence ATGACCGACACTAACCACCCGTCCAGGCCGGACCTGCCGACGCTGCCGATCATCGAGAACTTCTCTCGCCGGGCGGCGATCAAGGGGGGCTTTGCGACGCTGGGGGCGGCCGCCTTTGTAGCGGCGATCTCGCCGCTGCGCCACGCGGCGCAGAACACGTCCGCCGGCGAGTTCATGCAGAACCACTACACCGAGCTCACGCCAGAGCAGAAGGCCGACGTCATCGCCCGCCTGGAGGAAGAAGCCAAAGAGAAGTACGGCGCCGAGGTGACCATCGGCGACGACCGGCCGATCCCGGGCACCAAGTTCGTCTACGCCATCAACCTGAGCGTCTGCAACGGCAACGGCAAGTGCGTTGAGGCGTGCCACAAAGAAAACAACCACGATCGCGCCACCAACCAGTCGTACATCCGCGTCATCGAGATGCCCAAGGGGACGATGGACATGGAGCAGGGGTCGACGACCTACACGGGCGCGGTCCCTAAGGACGACAAGTTCTACTTGCCCGTGCAGTGCCAGCAGTGCGACGAGCCCCCGTGCGTCGACGTCTGCCCGGTCAAGGCGACCTGGAAGGAAGACGACGGCATCGTGGTGGTGGACTACAACTGGTGCATCGGCTGCCGGTACTGCGAGGCGGCCTGCCCCTACCACGCCAGGCGGTTCAATTGGAAGCAGCCCGAGGTGCCCGCCGAAGAGGTCAACCCCGACCAGAGCTACCTGAGCAACCGCATCCGTCCGGTGGGGGTCGTCGAGAAGTGCACCTACTGCCTGCACCGCACCCGCCGCGGCAAGCTGCCGGCCTGCCTCGAGGCCTGCCCCACGGGGGCGCGTGTCTTTGGCAACATCCTCGACCCGGAGTCGAACATCCGCTGGCTGCTCGAGAACAAACGCGTCTATATCCTCAAGGAAGAGCTCGGCACCAAGCCGGCGTTCTTCTACTACTTCGACTAA
- a CDS encoding chaperone NapD, which yields MSDARVPISGLVVVFGGGQDQMDDTITRLANHPSIDVGQKSSNRLAIVIDSESREQDIEINAWVRGLPGVADLQIAFVGFDDEPTPSSKPAQP from the coding sequence GTGAGCGACGCACGCGTGCCGATCAGTGGACTAGTGGTGGTCTTCGGCGGCGGCCAAGACCAGATGGATGATACGATAACACGCCTCGCCAATCACCCGTCAATCGACGTCGGGCAGAAAAGTTCTAATCGGCTCGCGATCGTGATAGACTCCGAGTCGCGGGAACAGGATATTGAGATCAACGCCTGGGTGCGAGGCCTGCCCGGCGTAGCCGACCTGCAGATCGCCTTCGTCGGGTTCGACGACGAACCGACCCCCTCATCGAAACCAGCTCAGCCGTAA
- a CDS encoding purine-cytosine permease family protein, with protein sequence MTDHAAPPAIADINPEQLPVAEHELHGWTHFAGLYAGEHVAATEFVIGATFVAMGASTKDILVGLLIGNILAILSWTLITTPIAVQTRLSLYTYLHKIAGDSMSDLYNWANVLIFTVISAAMITVSCTAVRLLLGIPAQLEWYPTDGLFVLVVLAVGMIVVLVAMYGFNAVAAFSGLCGPWLVVMFISGAFVLFPALANAVLGRTQLTGFDDFIAIGDHSIWTGVNSEGKPGIGLLEVIGFAWAANTITHFGLIDMALLRYAKRTVYGLCTSAGMLFGHYIAWIAAGIMGAGTAVLMKSAIVELDPGDVAYRALGLSGYVIVIIAGWTTANANLYRAGLAAQAIFHKHSRMRVTLAVGVVTVVIACFPFVYKQILPLLT encoded by the coding sequence ATGACCGACCACGCCGCCCCGCCTGCCATCGCCGACATCAACCCGGAGCAGTTGCCGGTGGCGGAGCACGAGCTTCACGGCTGGACTCACTTTGCGGGGCTGTACGCGGGCGAGCACGTGGCGGCGACCGAGTTTGTCATCGGCGCCACCTTTGTCGCGATGGGCGCCTCGACCAAAGACATCCTTGTGGGGCTGCTGATCGGCAACATCCTCGCGATTCTAAGCTGGACGCTGATCACGACGCCGATCGCCGTTCAGACGCGGCTGAGTCTCTATACGTATCTGCACAAGATCGCCGGAGACTCGATGAGCGATCTTTACAACTGGGCCAACGTGCTGATCTTCACCGTGATCTCAGCGGCCATGATCACCGTTTCTTGCACGGCCGTTCGCCTGCTGCTGGGGATCCCTGCGCAGCTAGAGTGGTACCCTACCGACGGTCTGTTCGTGCTGGTCGTGCTGGCGGTGGGGATGATCGTCGTGCTGGTGGCCATGTATGGCTTCAACGCCGTCGCCGCGTTTTCAGGCCTGTGCGGTCCGTGGCTTGTGGTGATGTTTATCAGCGGCGCGTTTGTCCTTTTTCCGGCGCTCGCCAACGCGGTGCTCGGCAGAACGCAGCTAACGGGCTTCGACGACTTCATCGCGATCGGCGACCACTCCATCTGGACCGGCGTGAACAGCGAGGGCAAGCCCGGCATCGGCTTGCTGGAGGTGATTGGGTTCGCCTGGGCGGCCAACACGATCACCCACTTCGGACTGATCGACATGGCGCTGCTGCGTTACGCCAAACGGACCGTGTACGGGCTGTGCACCAGCGCGGGCATGCTGTTCGGTCACTACATCGCCTGGATCGCCGCGGGAATCATGGGCGCCGGCACGGCGGTGCTGATGAAGTCCGCCATCGTCGAGCTCGACCCGGGCGACGTCGCGTACCGGGCGTTGGGCCTGTCGGGCTACGTGATCGTCATTATCGCCGGATGGACAACCGCCAACGCAAATCTGTACCGGGCCGGATTGGCGGCGCAAGCGATCTTCCACAAGCATTCGCGGATGCGCGTCACGCTCGCCGTCGGCGTGGTGACGGTTGTGATCGCGTGCTTCCCGTTCGTGTACAAGCAGATCTTGCCGCTGCTGACCTAA
- the ric gene encoding iron-sulfur cluster repair di-iron protein produces MQTIDPQATVGELVRAVPGRARVFESLKIDYCCGGKVPLAEACAKMQVAPEAVLDALGQVDGAERTPLVDADCMGLTELADHIEQTHHAYLREELPRLDFLTEKVSRVHGDKDPRLATVREAFLALKNELEPHMMKEEVILFPLIRELEASADQPQQHGCGVAGPIRQMEHEHDLAGDALAILREATDGFAPPEWACNTYRAMLDSLDQLEADMHQHIHKENNVLFPKALAMGA; encoded by the coding sequence ATGCAAACGATCGACCCCCAAGCCACCGTGGGCGAGCTCGTGCGAGCCGTCCCCGGCCGCGCACGCGTGTTTGAGTCGCTGAAGATTGACTACTGCTGCGGCGGCAAGGTGCCGCTGGCCGAGGCGTGCGCCAAGATGCAAGTCGCCCCCGAGGCGGTGCTGGACGCGCTCGGCCAAGTCGATGGGGCGGAGCGGACGCCGCTGGTAGACGCGGACTGCATGGGCCTGACCGAGCTGGCCGACCACATCGAGCAGACGCACCACGCCTACCTGCGCGAAGAACTGCCGCGGCTCGACTTCTTGACCGAGAAGGTCTCCCGCGTGCACGGCGACAAGGACCCCCGCCTGGCGACGGTGCGCGAGGCCTTCCTGGCGCTCAAGAACGAGCTCGAGCCCCACATGATGAAAGAAGAGGTCATCCTCTTCCCGCTAATCCGCGAGCTGGAAGCGTCCGCCGACCAACCGCAGCAGCACGGCTGCGGCGTCGCGGGGCCGATCCGACAGATGGAGCACGAGCACGACCTCGCCGGCGACGCGCTAGCGATCTTGCGCGAAGCGACCGACGGATTTGCGCCGCCGGAGTGGGCCTGCAACACCTATCGCGCCATGCTGGACTCGCTCGACCAGCTCGAAGCAGACATGCATCAACACATCCACAAGGAGAACAACGTGCTGTTCCCCAAGGCGCTGGCGATGGGCGCCTAA
- the dsrP gene encoding sulfate reduction electron transfer complex DsrMKJOP subunit DsrP, with translation MTTSTAPADKPSYIASYPRFLARSLWQATEGSLGFYAWMTLLTALFLVGANAWANQVAGGMIGTHMTDQVSWGLYIANFTFMVGLAAGGVMMVIPAYLYHDRKMHDVVIIGELLAIAAIVMCLMFVVADLGRPDRFWHMMPGLGKFNFPISMLTWDVIVLNGYLLLNLHICGYLLYMRFLGREPNPVWYVPFVMLSIVWAISIHTVTAFLYCGLGGRPFWNTALLAPRFLASAFVSGPAFIIVTMVLMKKLTRVQGLDQPIATLTKIVRVTILINLLMVASELFTEFYTGGAHVSAAKYLFFGLHGKTGLVPWTWTAIGLNVTAACLFLWPGLLAPRLRWLLVSACVMAFVGTWIEKGMGLIIPGFIPSTLHQIVEYAPSLLEWKVTVGIWAFGLMVFTIAIKTALPTLRQADQD, from the coding sequence ATGACCACCTCCACCGCACCGGCCGACAAGCCTTCGTACATCGCGAGCTACCCGAGGTTCCTCGCCCGCTCGCTGTGGCAGGCGACCGAGGGCTCGCTCGGTTTCTACGCCTGGATGACGCTGCTGACCGCGTTGTTCTTGGTCGGCGCGAACGCCTGGGCCAACCAGGTGGCCGGCGGCATGATCGGCACCCACATGACCGATCAGGTGAGCTGGGGGCTCTACATCGCCAACTTCACCTTCATGGTCGGCCTGGCGGCGGGCGGGGTGATGATGGTGATCCCGGCCTACCTCTACCACGACCGCAAGATGCACGACGTGGTCATCATCGGCGAGCTGCTGGCGATCGCCGCGATCGTCATGTGCCTGATGTTCGTCGTCGCCGACCTCGGACGCCCCGACCGGTTCTGGCACATGATGCCGGGCCTCGGGAAGTTCAACTTCCCCATCTCGATGCTCACCTGGGACGTCATCGTCCTGAACGGCTACCTGCTGCTCAACCTGCACATCTGCGGCTACCTGCTCTACATGCGGTTCCTGGGCCGCGAGCCCAACCCCGTTTGGTACGTGCCGTTTGTGATGCTCTCGATCGTCTGGGCCATCTCCATCCACACCGTAACGGCCTTCTTGTACTGCGGCCTAGGCGGGAGGCCGTTCTGGAACACGGCGCTGCTCGCCCCGCGTTTCCTGGCGTCGGCCTTCGTCTCCGGGCCGGCGTTCATCATCGTCACCATGGTGCTGATGAAGAAACTCACACGAGTCCAGGGGCTCGATCAGCCCATCGCCACGCTCACCAAGATCGTGCGCGTGACGATCCTCATCAACCTGCTGATGGTGGCGTCGGAACTGTTCACCGAGTTCTACACCGGCGGCGCGCACGTCAGCGCGGCCAAGTACCTGTTCTTCGGCCTGCACGGCAAGACCGGCCTGGTGCCCTGGACCTGGACCGCCATCGGGTTGAACGTCACCGCGGCCTGCCTGTTCCTGTGGCCCGGCCTGCTGGCGCCGCGGCTGCGTTGGCTGCTGGTGTCCGCCTGTGTGATGGCGTTCGTGGGGACCTGGATCGAAAAGGGGATGGGGCTGATCATCCCCGGCTTTATCCCCAGCACGCTGCACCAGATCGTGGAGTACGCCCCCAGCTTGCTGGAGTGGAAGGTCACCGTCGGGATCTGGGCGTTCGGTCTGATGGTCTTCACGATCGCGATCAAGACGGCGCTGCCGACGCTCAGGCAGGCCGACCAAGACTGA
- a CDS encoding diheme cytochrome c precursor, whose protein sequence is MIKRLTPILLACVIGIAVVGYFVGLSDGVPKPAGLSGAGALEASWLPGGEHHASVSAENKVVPAVTYGQIPGAAMGPTAGFQASAKMLPQPAYDLFAEVHPSEAEKAESGKIRASRRAYNGAPPVIPHAVQNTTDAACYACHSQGMRLAGLKASVMSHPFLANCTQCHAPPPPEPFKGADTGVQSSFVGLPAPKAGKRAFPGAPPTIPHSQWMRQNCTACHGGPNGWAGMESTHPWRTNCTQCHAPSAVLDQAIPAAVVPMLPPLEVVAE, encoded by the coding sequence ATGATCAAACGCTTGACGCCGATCCTGCTGGCGTGCGTGATCGGCATCGCGGTCGTGGGGTACTTTGTTGGACTCAGCGACGGCGTGCCGAAGCCGGCGGGGCTGTCCGGGGCAGGGGCGCTCGAGGCGTCGTGGCTTCCGGGGGGCGAGCACCACGCATCGGTCTCGGCCGAGAACAAGGTTGTCCCGGCGGTTACCTACGGGCAGATCCCCGGCGCCGCCATGGGGCCGACCGCCGGCTTCCAGGCCTCTGCCAAGATGTTGCCGCAGCCCGCGTACGACCTCTTCGCCGAGGTCCATCCGAGCGAAGCGGAGAAGGCCGAGTCGGGCAAGATCCGGGCGTCGCGGCGGGCCTACAACGGCGCGCCGCCGGTCATCCCGCACGCCGTGCAGAACACCACCGATGCGGCCTGCTACGCGTGCCACTCGCAGGGGATGCGGTTGGCGGGGCTCAAGGCGAGCGTGATGTCGCACCCGTTCCTCGCGAACTGCACGCAGTGCCACGCCCCGCCCCCCCCGGAGCCGTTCAAGGGCGCCGACACCGGCGTGCAGTCCTCGTTCGTCGGGCTCCCCGCACCCAAGGCGGGCAAACGGGCCTTCCCCGGCGCGCCGCCGACCATCCCGCATTCCCAGTGGATGCGGCAGAACTGCACCGCCTGCCACGGCGGGCCGAACGGCTGGGCCGGCATGGAGTCGACCCACCCGTGGCGCACCAACTGCACGCAGTGCCACGCCCCGTCGGCGGTCCTCGACCAAGCGATCCCGGCGGCCGTGGTCCCGATGCTGCCGCCGCTGGAAGTCGTGGCGGAGTAG
- a CDS encoding molybdopterin-dependent oxidoreductase — protein sequence MDAQRRTFLKSSAMAAAGSLVASGTSLSLPVLAAEDHLPDGDDVRWNKAPCRFCGTGCHVQVGVESGRVVAIAGDKAADVNKGLLCVKGYHVGGILYGEDRLTQPLLRKEGRLTEVSWDEAITIIAERIMKAPERFAFYGSGQWTIPEGYAAQKLMKGGLGNNQIDPNARLCMASAVTGFLATYGVDEPAGCYQDLDECDVVITWGNNPAEMHPVLFSRVTDRRSRGEKVMLIDIGTRRTRTTDAADEYLEMKPHGDVAISLGVMHLLVANENYDKAFVEKHCNFRGAEADAPTLHGEAISEADFRKRIAKYTPEHVEALSGVPAAKIRMLADLFADREIRITSLWCMGMNQHTMGTAINSLVHGVHLLSGHFGRPGDAPTSLTGQPSACGTVREVGTLAHALPGGRLVENAEHRQQCEELWNLRPGSINATPGYHTVKMFEQFTKPTAEGGDIDTMFVQVTNPGQTLPNLNALFNDKQGLEDKFLIVSDVYPTATTRLADLILPAAMWVEKNGMFGNSERRTQQWFKMVDPPGQARDDCWMTIAIAHKLLELGHEGMKDKDGEFIFAVRDDAGDELPVWEYEHYYDTNVDKHLFEEYRGFTTMKHKNLAPYDEYVKARGLRWPVVEQPDGSWRETRYRFSGFDDPFVAEGEEFDFYHSSSKDGRAQIWFHEYQPPPEMPDGEYPFWLCTGRVLEHWHSGTMTRRVAPLSRAMPTAYVEMNPEDARAANIRQGETVVIESRRGTAELPVWIDGRGRPPRGTVFVPFFDETKLINNCTLEAHDPFSKQPDYKKCAVRVMKQSGART from the coding sequence ATGGACGCACAGCGCCGTACCTTCTTGAAGTCGTCCGCGATGGCCGCGGCGGGATCCCTGGTCGCCAGCGGCACGAGCCTGTCGCTGCCGGTGCTGGCCGCCGAGGACCACCTGCCAGACGGCGACGACGTCCGCTGGAACAAGGCGCCGTGCCGCTTCTGCGGCACCGGTTGCCACGTGCAGGTGGGCGTTGAGTCGGGCCGCGTGGTGGCGATCGCCGGCGACAAGGCGGCCGACGTCAACAAGGGCCTGCTGTGCGTCAAGGGCTACCACGTCGGGGGCATCCTCTACGGCGAAGACCGCCTGACCCAGCCGCTGCTGCGCAAAGAGGGGCGGCTGACGGAGGTCTCCTGGGACGAGGCGATCACCATCATCGCCGAGCGGATCATGAAGGCGCCCGAGCGGTTCGCCTTCTACGGCTCGGGGCAGTGGACCATCCCCGAGGGCTACGCCGCGCAGAAGCTGATGAAGGGGGGGCTGGGGAACAACCAGATCGACCCGAACGCCCGGCTGTGCATGGCGTCGGCGGTGACCGGCTTCCTGGCCACCTACGGAGTGGACGAGCCGGCCGGCTGCTACCAGGACCTCGACGAGTGCGACGTGGTGATCACCTGGGGCAACAACCCGGCGGAGATGCACCCGGTGCTGTTCTCGCGGGTCACCGACCGCCGGTCGCGCGGCGAGAAGGTGATGCTGATCGATATCGGCACGCGTCGGACCCGCACCACCGACGCCGCGGACGAGTACCTGGAGATGAAGCCCCACGGCGACGTCGCGATCTCGTTGGGCGTCATGCACCTGTTGGTCGCCAACGAGAACTACGACAAGGCCTTTGTGGAGAAGCACTGCAACTTCCGCGGCGCCGAGGCCGACGCCCCGACGCTCCACGGCGAGGCGATCAGCGAGGCCGATTTCCGCAAGCGGATCGCCAAGTACACCCCCGAGCATGTCGAGGCGCTGTCGGGCGTGCCCGCCGCCAAGATCCGCATGCTGGCCGACCTGTTCGCCGACCGCGAGATCCGCATCACGTCGCTGTGGTGCATGGGGATGAACCAGCACACGATGGGCACCGCGATCAACTCGCTGGTGCACGGGGTGCACCTGCTCAGCGGCCACTTCGGGCGACCGGGCGACGCACCCACCAGCCTCACCGGCCAGCCCTCGGCCTGCGGCACGGTGCGCGAGGTCGGCACGCTCGCCCACGCGCTGCCCGGCGGGAGGTTGGTCGAAAACGCCGAGCACCGCCAGCAGTGCGAGGAGCTGTGGAACCTCCGCCCGGGCAGCATCAACGCCACGCCGGGCTACCACACGGTGAAGATGTTCGAGCAGTTCACCAAGCCGACCGCCGAAGGGGGCGACATCGACACGATGTTCGTTCAGGTCACCAATCCGGGGCAGACGCTCCCCAACCTGAACGCGTTGTTCAACGACAAGCAGGGCCTGGAAGACAAGTTCCTCATCGTCTCCGATGTCTACCCGACCGCGACGACGCGGCTGGCGGACCTGATCCTGCCCGCCGCGATGTGGGTAGAGAAGAACGGCATGTTCGGCAACAGCGAACGCCGCACCCAGCAGTGGTTCAAGATGGTCGATCCCCCCGGCCAGGCGCGCGACGACTGCTGGATGACGATCGCCATCGCCCACAAGCTGCTGGAGCTCGGCCACGAGGGGATGAAGGACAAAGACGGCGAGTTTATCTTCGCCGTACGCGACGACGCCGGCGATGAACTGCCGGTCTGGGAGTACGAGCACTACTACGACACGAACGTCGATAAACACCTGTTCGAGGAGTACCGCGGCTTCACCACCATGAAGCACAAGAACCTTGCGCCGTACGACGAGTACGTCAAAGCCCGCGGCCTGCGTTGGCCCGTGGTCGAGCAGCCCGACGGGTCGTGGCGCGAGACCCGCTACCGCTTCTCGGGGTTCGACGACCCGTTTGTCGCCGAAGGGGAAGAGTTCGACTTCTACCACTCCTCGTCCAAGGACGGCCGGGCGCAGATCTGGTTCCACGAGTACCAGCCGCCGCCGGAGATGCCCGACGGGGAGTACCCGTTCTGGCTCTGCACCGGGCGTGTGCTAGAGCACTGGCACTCCGGCACGATGACCCGCCGGGTGGCGCCGCTAAGCCGCGCGATGCCCACCGCCTACGTGGAGATGAACCCAGAAGACGCCCGCGCCGCCAACATCCGCCAGGGAGAGACGGTGGTGATCGAGTCGCGACGCGGAACGGCGGAGCTGCCGGTGTGGATCGACGGCCGCGGCCGCCCGCCGCGCGGGACCGTGTTCGTCCCCTTCTTCGATGAAACCAAGCTGATCAACAACTGCACGCTCGAAGCGCACGACCCGTTCTCGAAGCAGCCCGACTACAAGAAGTGCGCCGTGCGCGTCATGAAGCAGTCCGGGGCGCGAACATGA
- a CDS encoding mannitol dehydrogenase family protein, with the protein MKTLIALNQQNLSRLPSDIARPTYDRGRLTTGIVHVGVGGFHRSHEAYYTDLLLESGDAPRWGICGVGLRDSDRRMATILKQQDYLYTLIVKRPDGAVETRVIGSIVDFLMGCDDPAAVIDRMAHPETKIVSLTITEGGYGADAATGEFDATHPDARHDIDHPLQPRQVFGYLTAALRKRREQGLPAFTVQSCDNIQHNGDLTRKMLLGFARLQDAELAEWIEREACFPNAMVDRITPVTVQSDIDYLRSEHNIDDQWPVVCEPFCQWIIEDRFSAGRPDWQNVGVHFVPDVTPYEKMKLRLLNAGHSVLGILGSVFGYQTIDECVGDDLFREYLQRFYDLEATPVLDAVEGVDLDDYKATLLGRFGNPNIRDNLARICLESSSKLPVFLIPTIRENLARGGSVRYAALVIAAWCYYSDKHADRHGQPLVVTDALKDCLHDAAKATREDRLSFLRIKLVFGDLANDERFAKTYTDMIDRVYRTADVTEHMQALMRDED; encoded by the coding sequence ATGAAGACGCTGATAGCGTTGAACCAGCAGAACCTCTCGCGGCTTCCCAGCGACATCGCCCGACCGACCTACGACCGCGGCCGGTTGACCACGGGGATCGTGCACGTTGGCGTGGGGGGGTTCCATCGCTCTCACGAAGCGTACTATACCGACCTGCTGCTAGAGTCCGGAGACGCCCCGCGATGGGGGATCTGCGGCGTTGGCCTGCGTGATTCCGACCGCAGGATGGCCACGATCCTGAAGCAGCAAGACTACCTCTACACATTGATCGTCAAACGCCCGGACGGCGCCGTCGAGACCAGGGTGATCGGATCCATCGTTGATTTCCTGATGGGGTGCGACGATCCAGCGGCGGTCATCGACCGCATGGCCCATCCAGAGACGAAGATCGTTTCACTGACGATCACCGAAGGGGGCTACGGCGCCGACGCCGCGACGGGTGAGTTCGACGCGACCCACCCAGACGCCCGGCACGACATCGACCATCCGCTTCAGCCCCGACAGGTGTTTGGGTACTTGACCGCCGCGTTGCGGAAGCGCCGCGAGCAGGGGCTGCCGGCGTTCACGGTTCAATCTTGTGACAACATCCAGCACAACGGCGATCTAACACGGAAGATGCTGCTGGGCTTTGCGCGTCTGCAAGATGCAGAGTTGGCCGAGTGGATCGAGAGAGAAGCATGCTTTCCCAACGCGATGGTCGATCGCATCACGCCGGTCACGGTCCAGTCCGACATCGACTATCTGCGGTCGGAGCACAACATCGATGACCAGTGGCCGGTGGTCTGCGAGCCCTTTTGCCAGTGGATCATCGAGGACCGCTTCTCGGCGGGCCGTCCCGATTGGCAGAACGTGGGAGTCCATTTTGTTCCCGATGTCACGCCGTACGAGAAGATGAAGCTGCGGCTGCTCAATGCGGGCCATTCGGTGCTGGGGATTCTTGGCAGCGTGTTCGGCTACCAGACCATCGACGAGTGTGTGGGCGACGACCTCTTTCGAGAGTACCTCCAGCGGTTCTACGACCTAGAGGCAACCCCCGTTCTGGACGCCGTGGAAGGGGTCGACCTAGACGACTACAAGGCGACGCTGCTCGGGCGGTTTGGCAATCCGAACATACGGGACAACCTTGCCAGGATTTGCCTAGAGAGTTCGAGCAAGTTGCCCGTCTTCTTGATCCCCACCATCCGAGAAAACCTCGCCAGGGGCGGCAGCGTCCGCTACGCGGCGCTCGTGATCGCGGCGTGGTGCTACTACAGCGACAAGCACGCCGATCGCCACGGCCAGCCTCTGGTAGTGACGGACGCGTTGAAGGACTGTTTGCACGATGCAGCGAAGGCGACCCGCGAAGACCGCTTGTCGTTCTTGAGAATCAAACTCGTGTTCGGCGACCTCGCCAACGACGAGCGGTTCGCGAAGACCTACACTGACATGATCGACCGCGTGTATCGTACGGCCGATGTCACCGAGCACATGCAGGCCCTGATGCGTGATGAAGACTGA